The DNA region CGAACGGCGCCCACGACTGGTGTTGAACTCTCTGCTCTTTCATAAAAGCGGTGGTCTCCATCTGCTGGTAGAATGGGTGCGTTTCAATCTGGTTGACGGCGGGCACGATTTCATTATGCACGATGAGGTCCATCAGACGGTCGGGCAAGAAGTTGCTGACCCCGATAGCTTTAATTTTGCCTTCGCGGTACAGTTCCTCCATTGCACGCCAAGCACCATAGTAATCGCCGAACGGCTGATGAATAAGGTACAGATCGAGATAGTCGAGTTGCAGCTTCTTCAGGGATTTAGCAAACGCCAGCTTGGCACTCTCGTAGCTGGCATCCTGAACCCAAAGTTTGGTCGTGATGAACAGCTCCTCACGCGGTACACCGCTGCGCTTAATCGCGCGTCCGACCGCTTCCTCGTTCAGATAGCCGGCGGCGGTGTCGATCAGGCGGTAACCGGTCATTAGTGCTTCAAATACTGCGCGCTCGCATTCCTCGGCATCAGGAACCTGGTAGACACCAAAGCCGATGATCGGCATTTTCACTCCGTTGTTCAACGTTACGGTTTGCATTGTGATTCCTCCTATTGTTCAAATGAATAACTGCAAATGGCTGCAAATCCCGGGGACGGTACTTGAGAACAGAGATTCCGTTTATAGCCGATTTGCATTACAATCAGCTTAGAACCTTCGTGTTACACGAAGTCAAGCTTCTTTTTAAGAATTGTTTTTCTAGGAGGATTTCACATGCATACAGTTAAAGAAGCCGCCCAGATAACAGGGCTCACCGAGCATGCCGTGCGCTTTTACACAGATAAGGGTCTGGTGCCAAGCGTACAGCGCAATCAGAATAATATCCGGATGTTCGATGAAGAATCGATCAACTGGTTGCATGGCATTAAATGCCTCAAGCAATCCGGAATGCCAATTGAACTCATTAAAAGGTACGTCGATTTATGCCTTGAAGGGGATTCGACCATTCCTCAGCGCTACACACTCATGATGGAGCATAAAGAGGCGGCGCTTGCTAAGCTCGAGGAAGCGAAACTGCACGTTGCCCATTTGGAGGAAAAAACAACCCTATATCAGGACATTCTAGAACAACGCTCTCCAGACACAACGAATCCCGGCAACTGGGACAGAATTCTGCATATGCATAGTGACGTATTTTATTCGCCATCTGTTCGGAAAGTTTGAGGGAAATACAATGGGTGATGGAGTAGAAGGAACTGTATAACGGACAGGTGCCCATCTGACCCGATTGAAATGAAGATGTATGACAGACCGTTGTCATATGTCTTCTTGTATTATATTGGGAGATCGGTGTTGCGCTCCCCACTCACATAATAATGTTTTCTATAACGTTGATTCAAGTAGTAGAACTAGCTGTTTTACGTGCCAATGATACCGCTGATTAGCGGTATACTTTAACTATAATTAGGTATTATCTGTCTATTTCATTATTTCTTTGATACCCTGTTAAATATGTGATGGTAACACCGAGGGGGTAGCGATTCATGGTTGAGAAAATGCACGTCGACGAAAAGGAACTTGATGAAGCGCTCGTTTCTCGTCTGCTTGTTGCCCAGTTTCCCCATTGGGCGGATCTATCCCTGCGACGGATTGAGCCGGCTGGCACAGTGAACGCCATCTTTCGGCTAGGCAACGAATATTCAGTCCGGCTCGCGCGGCGGGAAGGGCCTACGACACCAGAAAGTCCCGAGTTTACTTGGCTGCCTAAGCTTGCTCCATTGCTTCCGCTGGAAGCTCCTGTACCAGTCGCTCTAGGGCACCCGAATAGCGAATATCCGTGGTTTTGGTATATACACACATGGGTTGAGGGCGAGACGGTACCGATAGAGGAGATTGACGCGATTCAGGCAGCTCGTGATCTTGCGGAGTTCGTTGCAGCGCTGCAACAAATCGATTCATCGGGTGGGCCGCAGGGACGCGGCATACCTTTGGCTCAAAGGGATGAGGGGTTCCGTTACTGGTTGGCACAGTTCGATGGCGATGTTGCTGCGGTGTCTGATGTATGGGAATCGGCACTTGCCGCGCCTCCGTGGAGCGGCCCACCAGTTTGGCATCACGGCGACCTTGACATGCGTAACTGGCTTGTGCGAAATAAACGAATCACCGGTGTGATTGATTGGGATACAATGGGCGTTGGCGATCCTGCCTGCGATGTCATGGTCGCATGGAAGTTACACTCTCCGGCAGCACGTGACGCGTTCCGCAAATATCTTCCTACGGATGACGCTACATGGGCAAGAGCCCGCGGATGGGTCGTATCGCAGGCGGTGGCAGTGCTGGCTTACTACACGCCAGAAAACAATCCAGTTCTGTACCATGAGGCGAAATCCTGGCTCGACCTAGTATTGTCAGAATGATGCCTGATAATAAACTTTTCAGCCCTTTCGCTTCCTAATAGAAGTTCGGAAGGGCGTTATTCGTGTTGCGGGACATTTCCCAATCACCTCTACAGGAGTTGGCCAACTGGACGCTGCCCACTCGGGCACACCCAGTGCCCGGAGCTCAAGGAGGTGGGTGCGTACCCGTTTCCATTGTCTCCACAAGCACATTCTCATGCGCCAGTGATTCCACTGGTCGAATCTCTCACAGTGGTTCTTGGCAGACATATCCAGCCCATGAGCCTGATTGTGTAGTTATGTTATAAGTTAGGAATTTCTGCTTATTAAGCTAGCGGGCAATACTGTTATAATAAATTTATTACCGAAGTAAATAGGTCATGCCGGGGGACAAGAACATGTTCCTATTACCGATTAGACATATATCTAATTGGTCATAATCTCTCCGATTATTCATAAAACTAACGGGCAGGATAGTTTAATCATAATCGTTATTTACCAAATACTCTGCTGTCTTTTATTTTATAATTAAAAGAAACTGGAGGTAGTCTAGCGTTAAGCTTAGTCGTCCGTCGGCAATAAAAAAACGCCTCCCCCTACCAATCTGAACCAGGAGCATGTGAGAAAATGACAAACTGCGTAATTACCGATCCTACAGATTCTTTGCAATTAAATCTCGATTATATCATTTCCTGCTTAAATCGCGCTGGCAGTCTCGAGCGTGAAGCACTTCTGACCGACTACCGCTTGGAACGGCTCGGTGCTGACAATTCAATGGTGTATCGGATTCATTTGGTATATGAAGACGCTGTTGGTGACTCTCCAGAAAGTTTATTCTTGAAGCTGTGCACCGGAGGCGCATTTGGTCGTTCGGAAGTCGACTATTACACGAAAGACTACTTAGGATTGTGCGGAGTCCCAATTCCGACTTGTTATGATGCTTGTTACGAGCACTCTTCCTACCATCTCTTACTGGAAGACTTGACGAACACCCATAGAAATAATTGGGGCATTACTCCTACGTTAGCGTATGGTAAGACGGCAGCTAGAGCATTGGCAAAACTTCACAGTTATTACTGGGGTACAGACCGCCTCCAAAGTGCAGGGTATGACGCCGTCGACCAAAGTCAGTTGGCACGATATTTGGAGCATATGAGTGTAGGGTTAAGGCCTTTGCTCGAAGAACTTCAAGATGACAGCGGAACAGCGCCCCAAAGAGATGTCGTGTCGGACGTATTCAAAAGGCATCCCGATGCGATGGCGAGACGACTTTCGTCTGGCGGACCACTCACATTGATCCATGGCGATGTTAATCCCGGTAACATATTATCTCAGAAGGACGACTCGTCTAAGGGCATTTATTTAATTGATCGACAGCCATTCAAATGGTCGCTACAAAACTGGGTCGGACCGAGTGATTTGTCTTATATGATGGTCTTGTGGTGGGATCCGGAGTACCGTCGAATGCTTGAGCATGACGTGCTGAGCGCATATTACAATTCGCTAATTGAATTTGGAGTAAAGGACTACACGTGGGAAATGGCATTGTCCGATTACAGGTTATCAGCTTTGCAGTGCTTCTATATCGCAGCTTCATGGTGCATAAATCCGGAAGAACGCACAAACATGCGTTGGTTATGGAGTTCACAATTAGAACGCGCCTGTGCGTTTTACCAAGACTGGCAGTGTCATGAAGTGCTGTAGGTTCCCCTGAGAAGGGGGAGCTTAGGTTATTAAGGCAGATTGAAAAATTACAACTGTCGTTCTTGAATTGGTTCCCACAGTACCCAGTTTATTGAGGAAAAATTGACGATTATAAGAATTTGGACAGGAGTATAGGAACTTCGAGGAAACACGAATCTTGCTTCTGAAACATTTAGATAACTCTAAATATGATTGAACTATCTGGGAACGATAGCTCAACAACCAACGACGGCAGCCGGCAAGAAAAATCTGCTGTCGTCGTTACGCTAAAGGGCAGTGTTTTGCGCAACTACCATACCTTCGGAATCGTATAAGAGACAAATATTGACTGGATGCTCCATTAAGGCATGCTCTAATTGTTGTGAAGTACCAAGGAAAGTACCTTTTCTTGCATAATAAGTGGAGAAAGAACTGGGAACTGCCAGGAGGTATTATTGAACCGGGAGAGAATGCTCAACAATGTGTAATTAGAGAATTATTTGAAGAAACCAATCTAAATATTGATTCGGTTGAGTTCAAGGGACTAATGAAGTTTAGACTTCAGCCAAGTTTTCATGGAGCTGAACGAACATAATATGGGGCTCTGTTTATGGGTGAACTGTATCAACTTGATGATTTTGTTGAAAACGACGAAGCTTCCTCAATCATCCTTTGGGATGGTACATCAGAGATTGGGATATCGCCGAAATAGATAGGAAGTTAATTGAATTAGTGCGTTATATATGATTAAACGATCGGAAAACAATAAAACAACTTTCCAACCACTGAAACGTATTCATCAAGGGAGGTCAACGGATAACGTGTGGGGAAAGCGGTAGGGGTGATAGGAAGCACAACCACACATTCTAAAAGAGGATATTTTCGATACAAGTTCTTGTCCCTAGTCGAGGACAAGAACAAGAGCCGATAACCTATTAGATAAGTTTCTAACTATGTTTCCGTGCAATTTCATTAAGCTAGCGGGCAGGATTGCTCAATGCCATCATAGAATACCTATTATCGGGTTTGATACTTAGGAGGACGGAACATCCCTATCGCGATTATCCAGGTGATGCCCATGTACGGGTTCCTGGTTGATGGTGCCACATTTATATAATAATAACTGAAGTTATGCCCAACACGGGTTACCTTTGACGGTACGATTGATTGGTCTACAACTGTGAAAAAATTGCGGAAACGGGTTATTAAGGAGCAACTGCAATATTGGCCATGAATTGGATTAGGAGGATTAATCGGCTAGAAAGTTTTTAGCGTTTGAGAGCAAAAGGGCTGGAACATTATCCTAGGGGAAACGAGTGTATGTCACGCTTGAATTTTCACAAATGGATTTTACAAGTGAAGGTACAACGAGGTTGGTCATCTGCGGAAGATCACCTATTGATAAGAACACGAATCACATCCAATTCAGTAATGAGAATGGTGAGAACAGACAAATTGTAGAATTCATGAAAACTGATGGCTATGAAGAACAAGTATTTGAGTTAGAGAGGATAACAGACTTGAAGGATAGTGGCGTTCATCTTCCTAGCTGGGAACCAATTCGACTTTAAAGGGTTCCGCTTTGAACAATAAGAATATAAAGGACGCGGTAAACTTATGAAGTTCTCAGTTTGCATTGATTCCGTATTTCGGGATATGGACATGCAAGAGGCACTGTCACTCGTAAAATCTTCGGGTTTTGACGCATTCGAGTTTTGGAATTGGAGACAAAAAGACATAAATCTGATGGCGAACGTAATGAAAAGACTAGAT from Paenibacillus ihbetae includes:
- a CDS encoding MerR family transcriptional regulator, which produces MHTVKEAAQITGLTEHAVRFYTDKGLVPSVQRNQNNIRMFDEESINWLHGIKCLKQSGMPIELIKRYVDLCLEGDSTIPQRYTLMMEHKEAALAKLEEAKLHVAHLEEKTTLYQDILEQRSPDTTNPGNWDRILHMHSDVFYSPSVRKV
- a CDS encoding phosphotransferase family protein: MTNCVITDPTDSLQLNLDYIISCLNRAGSLEREALLTDYRLERLGADNSMVYRIHLVYEDAVGDSPESLFLKLCTGGAFGRSEVDYYTKDYLGLCGVPIPTCYDACYEHSSYHLLLEDLTNTHRNNWGITPTLAYGKTAARALAKLHSYYWGTDRLQSAGYDAVDQSQLARYLEHMSVGLRPLLEELQDDSGTAPQRDVVSDVFKRHPDAMARRLSSGGPLTLIHGDVNPGNILSQKDDSSKGIYLIDRQPFKWSLQNWVGPSDLSYMMVLWWDPEYRRMLEHDVLSAYYNSLIEFGVKDYTWEMALSDYRLSALQCFYIAASWCINPEERTNMRWLWSSQLERACAFYQDWQCHEVL
- a CDS encoding aminoglycoside phosphotransferase family protein, encoding MVEKMHVDEKELDEALVSRLLVAQFPHWADLSLRRIEPAGTVNAIFRLGNEYSVRLARREGPTTPESPEFTWLPKLAPLLPLEAPVPVALGHPNSEYPWFWYIHTWVEGETVPIEEIDAIQAARDLAEFVAALQQIDSSGGPQGRGIPLAQRDEGFRYWLAQFDGDVAAVSDVWESALAAPPWSGPPVWHHGDLDMRNWLVRNKRITGVIDWDTMGVGDPACDVMVAWKLHSPAARDAFRKYLPTDDATWARARGWVVSQAVAVLAYYTPENNPVLYHEAKSWLDLVLSE
- a CDS encoding NUDIX hydrolase yields the protein MKYQGKYLFLHNKWRKNWELPGGIIEPGENAQQCVIRELFEETNLNIDSVEFKGLMKFRLQPSFHGAERT
- a CDS encoding aldo/keto reductase: MQTVTLNNGVKMPIIGFGVYQVPDAEECERAVFEALMTGYRLIDTAAGYLNEEAVGRAIKRSGVPREELFITTKLWVQDASYESAKLAFAKSLKKLQLDYLDLYLIHQPFGDYYGAWRAMEELYREGKIKAIGVSNFLPDRLMDLIVHNEIVPAVNQIETHPFYQQMETTAFMKEQRVQHQSWAPFAEGRGNMFGNELLTSIAVKHNKSVAQVVLRWLVQREVVVIPKSVHKERIVENFDIFDFELSTDDMEQISTLDTRESLFLSYRDPEVAKMMGNWRVDL